The following coding sequences are from one Cydia splendana chromosome 15, ilCydSple1.2, whole genome shotgun sequence window:
- the LOC134797773 gene encoding uncharacterized protein LOC134797773 has product MSLKSIKVQLRTKYQMLTDYAGTVTSRPDSMAASVAKRHFDHIYTEYVKAHESLLAYEGELEEEERLQYQECFSEVNRLLIQLDEASAGEAGQSHTPRGQAEATEQNQDLIRGEVRWQSGGVAHSHAATGAVGGAVPGSASGLASSGGATNCAAWFRTCTRKSGAVGSSYQETGTASEGPRHRTRDQSGEFTPCSLLILLE; this is encoded by the exons ATGTCGTTAAAGTCAATCAAGGTGCAGCTGCGCACCAAGTACCAAATGTTGACCGACTATGCTGGCACGGTCACATCACGACCTGACAGCATGGCCGCGTCGGTGGCGAAGCGGCACTTTGATCATATTTATACTGAGTACGTCAAGGCCCACGAGTCACTGCTGGCCTACGAAGGTGAGCTCGAGGAGGAGGAACGGCTTCAATACCAGGAGTGCTTTAGCGAGGTTAACCGGCTGCTGATCCAGCTAGACGAGGCGTCGGCTGGAGAGGCTGGCCAGTCACACACACCCCGTGGACAGGCAG AAGCTACCGAACAGAATCAAGACCTTATACGAGGAGAGGTACGGTGGCAATCCGGAGGTGTTGCCCACTCTCACGCAGCTACTGGCGCTGTTGGAGGAGCAGTGCCGGGTTCAGCAAGCGGTCTCGCCAGCAGCGGCGGAGCAACCAACTGCGCAGCGTGGTTCCGCACCTGCACGAGGAAGAGCGGGGCCGTCGGGTCAAGCTACCAGGAAACCGGGACCGCCAGCGAGGGTCCTCGCCATCGAACAAGAGACCAATCAGGTGAATTCACCCCCTGTTCTTTGCTCATACTGCTCGAGTGA